The following coding sequences lie in one Polyodon spathula isolate WHYD16114869_AA chromosome 37, ASM1765450v1, whole genome shotgun sequence genomic window:
- the LOC121304122 gene encoding complement factor B-like, with translation MLLSVYSVIGGILLTSVNEGLCSDFSPDYEDYAESGNDTVSCPLTVTIEGSGSVSFSAGGSVGSQLTFHCPPGHYPYPVSRRTCQSSGEWSRMRSPQGRTVRTASCRELRCPPQLAFENGLFFPRQASFAPGETLHFECHTGSTLRGPAIRNCTHRGTWTGHTPICEDGVNDCPDPGIPVAALKTGSRYSVGDRVQYRCQSGLVLIGSKERECLDEGEWSGTEPACYSRFVFDSPEEVASFFGSSLSAVMDVSTSDKPKQASYGRNVKITDDGKLNIYILLDASGSITTEDFEEAKNATISLIEKLDTYEVHMNFEIISYASEVKEIVSMLYPVISTDVDSVLELLSDFKHSVHVGKTGTNLRAALEKVYEMMAFLKQREPKLFNETRHVLLILTDGKSNTGGNPLPALSKIRSLLGIERGQDSNKRDDYLDVYVFGVGDNVDQEELNSIASKKSNERHVFLLKDNQDLRQVFDEMIQDSSSSVCGIARDVTAKSAGHSKQFGNMTHPWHVQVHIPQHIESVGSKCMGSILSASWVLTAAHCFREYDVQNPEKVFIKLGGDVVIKAASIEMHPKYKVRALQSKHIQEFYDYDIALVKLKDKIKTSEKARPICLPCTQAATRALKKISTATCQDHETELLNRDEVQSGFISEEKNKKQPDQKITDKKTTYIQQGDKFCTCVEKAMKARIYENVTTVSDVVTDRFLCTGGSSLFKESITCKGDSGGSLFIQKKRRYFQVGVISWGTMDVCDLRDAPPANARDFHISIFKVLPWLQEHLGGDIDFLPKLELKEGAELISKC, from the exons ATGCTGCTGTCAGTGTATTCAGTAATTGGTGGAATTCTTCTAACCTCAGTTAACGAAG GTCTCTGTTCAGACTTCAGTCCGGACTACGAGGACTATGCAGAGTCTGGGAACGACACCGTCTCGTGCCCTCTCACCGTGACAATCGAGGGCAGTGGTTCAGTCTCCTTCTCAGCAGGGGGCAGTGTGGGCAGCCAGCTCACTTTCCACTGCCCCCCCGGGCACTACCCTTACCCAGTGAGCCGCAGGACGTGCCAGAGCAGCGGGGAGTGGAGTAGGATGAGGTCACCGCAGGGTCGCACTGTCAGGACTGCCAGCTGCAGGG AGCTGCGCTGCCCCCCCCAGCTGGCCTTCGAGAACGGGCTCTTCTTCCCGCGCCAGGCCTCCTTCGCACCCGGGGAGACCCTGCACTTCGAGTGCCATACGGGATCCACCCTGCGCGGGCCCGCCATCCGAAACTGCACCCACAGGGGCACGTGGACAGGGCACACCCCCATCTGTGAGGATGGAG TGAATGACTGCCCGGACCCTGGGATCCCTGTGGCCGCTCTGAAAACGGGTTCTCGGTACTCTGTCGGGGATCGGGTTCAGTACCGCTGCCAGAGCGGACTGGTTCTGATCGGGTCCAAAGAGAGGGAGTGCCTGGACGAAGGAGAGTGGAGCGGAACAGAACCAGCCTGCTACT CAAGGTTCGTGTTTGACTCCCCCGAGGAGGTCGCCTCTTTCTTCGGATCGTCTCTTTCTGCAGTGATGGACGTCTCGACCTCGGACAAGCCAAAGCAGg CGTCTTACGGCAGGAATGTAAAGATCACAGATGATGGAAAGCTTAACATTTATATCCTGCTGGACGCATCGGGCAGCATCACCACGGAGGACTTTGAAGAGGCAAAGAACGCCACCATCAGCCTCATAGAGAAA ttaGACACATACGAAGTCCATATGAACTTCGAGATCATTTCCTACGCTTCTGAAGTGAAAGAGATCGTTTCCATGTTGTATCCTGTGATCAGTACCGATGTGGACTCTGTGTtggagctgctgtctgatttcaAACACTCAG TGCACGTTGGTAAAACTGGCACGAACCTTAGAGCCGCGCTGGAGAAGGTGTACGAGATGATGGCTTTTCTTAAACAAAGAGAACCAAAGTTGTTCAACGAAACCAGACACGTCCTTCTCATCTTAACAGATG GTAAATCCAATACTGGCGGCAATCCATTACCAGCGCTGTCCAAAATCAGATCCTTGCTGGGGATTGAGAGAGGACAAGACTCCAACAAACGGGATGATTATTTAG ATGTCTATGTGTTCGGGGTGGGGGATAACGTGGACCAGGAGGAGCTCAACTCCATAGCATCTAAGAAATCTAACGAGAGACACGTGTTCCTGCTGAAGGACAACCAGGACCTGCGCCAAGTCTTTGACGAAATGATCC AGGACAGCTCCTCCAGCGTGTGTGGGATTGCTCGTGACGTCACAGCGAAGTCGGCAGGACACTCCAAACAGTTTGGCAACATGACTCACCCCTGGCATGTGCAAGTCCATATCCCT CAACACATTGAGAGTGTCGGCTCAAAGTGTATGGGCTCCATACTGTCGGCAAGCTGGGTTCTGACTGCCGCGCATTGCTTCAGAGAATATGATGTGCAGAACCCAGAGAAAGTCTTCATTAAACTCG GAGGCGATGTGGTTATCAAGGCTGCTTCTATTGAAATGCACCCCAAGTACAAGGTCAGAGCTCTGCAGTCGAAGCACATCCAGGAGTTTTACGATTATGACATCGCGTTAGTTAAACTCAAAGACAAAATCAAGACATCAGAGAAAGCCAG ACCCATTTGTTTGCCGTGCACTCAAGCAGCAACGCGCGCACTGAAGAAAATCAGCACAGCAACGTGCCAGGATCacg AGACTGAGCTCTTGAATCGGGACGAGGTCCAGTCAGGTTTCATATCTGAGGAGAAGAACAAGAAACAGCCTGATCAAAAGATTACGGACAAGAAGACGACCTATATTCAACAAGGAGACAAG TTCTGCACCTGTGTTGAGAAGGCGATGAAGGCCCGCATTTATGAAAATGTGACGACAGTTTCTGATGTCGTGACGGACAGATTCCTGTGCACTGGAGGATCAAGCCTGTTTAAGGAGTCGATAACTTGTAAAG GCGATTCTGGTGGTTCTCTATTTATTCAGAAGAAGCGCAGATATTTCCAG GTGGGAGTCATAAGCTGGGGCACCATGGATGTGTGCGACCTGAGAGATGCGCCCCCCGCCAACGCGCGAGACTTCCACATCAGCATCTTCAAAGTGTTGCCGTGGCTACAGGAGCACCTGGGCGGCGACATCGACTTCCTGCCGAAACTGGAACTTAAGGAAGGGGCGGAGCTTATCTCCAAGTGTTAG